A stretch of DNA from Synechococcus sp. PROS-9-1:
CAAGTAAAGATGCCTTGATCAGCCTCGCCCTGACCGAGCTGCAGCAACGCCGTGATGCCTTGCAGCAAGACATCGACAGCCTCAACCAACGCAAACTGCAGCTTGAACAGGAGATTGCAGGAAGCTTCGTCGGCCAATCCGATGCCATTGCTCGGCGAGTGAAGGGCTTCCAGGAGTATCTGAGCGGTGCGCTTCAAGGCATGGCTCAGTCAGTCGAGCAGCTGGAGCTGGTGTCCCAGCCGGTGGTGGTGCAGCCTTCCCCTCTTGATCAACAGCCGTCTAGCACCCAGGAAGGGGCCAGCACTGCAGATCCAACACCAGCGGTTGCCGACACCTTCCGGCTCGATGAGGCGCTGATTCGCGCCAGCCTCGAGCGTTTCGCCGAGCAGCCAGACTTTTATGCCGATCCTTGGAAGCTGCGCCGCAGCCTTGACCACAGCGATATCGCCCTACTGGAAGACTGGTTCTTCAATCAGGGCGGACGTGGAGCCCAGTCCAGTCGTGGTAATCGCCCGCGCAACGTTTTAGTCGGCAGTGCCCTGATCGCCATCCTTAGCGATCTTTATGGCGATCAATTCCAGACCCTTGTTTTGGCAGGGCAACCAGAGCGACTCGGCGAATGGCGGCGCGGATTGCAAGATGCCCTTGGCCTTGGCCGGGAAGACTTTGGTCCAAACAGCGGCATCGTGCTGTTTGAACGGGGTGATGCCTTAGTGGAGCGCGCCGACCGCCTGGAAGAACGCGGTGAAGTTCCTTTGATTGTGATCGATGCCGCCGAACGCGTCGTGGACATCCCCGTGCTTCAGTTTCCGCTGTGGATGGCCTTTGCGGCTGGCCCCGGTGAGATCTACGACGACGAGGACGAACTGCTCTGATGGCTTTCTTTTCTCTTCTCCTCGGCTACCTACTTGGATCCATCCCCAGTGGCTGGCTTGCAGGTCGCTGGCTCAAAGACATTGACTTACGCGAACTCGGTTCGGGCTCCACGGGAGCCACCAATGTGCTCAGGCAAGTGGGCAAAGGTCCCGCGTTGGTTGTCTTTTTGATCGATGTGGGGAAGGGAGCCGCCGCTGTTTTAATCGCCCGCGCGCTTGGCCTCGGTGATTGGATTCAGGTGCTGGCAGGTCTGACCGCCCTAGCTGGTCATATTTGGCCTGTTTGGCTGGGCTTCAAGGGCGGCAAAGCCGTCGCGACTGGATTAGGGATGTTTCTCGGCTTGGCCTGGCCCGTGGGTCTGGCCAGTTTTGGCGTGTTCATGGCGGTGTTCAGCCTGAGTCGACTCGTGTCACTGGCGAGCGTATTAGCGGCGATCACCCTGCCGCTGCTGATGGCCGCCGGTTCTGGCAGCAAGGCCAATCTGGTGGTAGCCCTGGTGGCGATGCTGCTGGTGCTCTGGCGTCACCGCAGCAACATCCAAAGACTGCTCAATGGCACCGAGCCGAAGCTGGGCCAGAAGGACTGAAGTGGAGCTGAGCGAATAAGAGGGGTGCACGGAACGGATACCCGGATCACACCATCAACGCAGCACAGCACGTCGCAAACGCTCCACTTGAATTCTCAGCCTGAGTGATCGGCCGGCCGATCACCAGCTTGCTGGCGCCAGCAGCCATCGCTTCAGCAGGCCCCATCACCCGGGCTTGATCGCCCACTGCAGCACCTTTGGGGCGGATCCCAGGCGTTACCAAGGCAAAGGGCTCCGGATGTTGAGCCCGTAGCGCCGCGACTTCCAACGGTGAACACACGCAGCCGCCGATGCCAGCACTCGCCGACAGCTGGGCCAACCTCGGCACCCGTTCAGCGATGCCCTGGCTGATGTCAAGTTCCCTTTGCAGCTGCTGTTCCTCCCAACTGGTGAGCACCGTGACTGCCAACAAAGTGGGAACCCGCTGCCCGGTGCTTTGCGCTCCTTCCACCGCACCAGCCTGCGCAGCCTTGAGAGCATCGCTTCCAGCGCAAGCATGCACGGTGATCAGCTCCGCCCCCAGCGCCGCTGCCCGCCTGCAGGCTCCGGCCATCGTGGCCGGGATGTCATGAAATTTGAGATCGAGAAACACCCGCAATCCCTGGTCCCGCAGCTGAGCCACCACCTCCGGCCCGGCCTGCACAAACAGCTCCAATCCCACCTTCACCCAGCACAACCCTTCCACTTGAGCGCTGAAGGCCAAAGCCTGATCAGGCGCCATCCCATCGAGAGCCACGATGATCCGTTCCGCTGCTTCAGCCGAGAAAGAAGTAGCCACAATCCGTCTCCGCACGACCCTCATCGTGATGGGTCATGGGCAACCCAACAGATCACAGATCAAGCGGCCACTTCAAAGCAATCGGCCGGCAACCCTTTCACACCCACATCGGCCTGAAACAGGCCACCGGCCAAGGGCTCGGCCTTGATTGCAGCAGCATCCATCTCTTGTCTGGCGGTCGTCATAAACAACTGATCCAAGTGGGGGCCGCCAAAACAACAGGAAGTGACCTGACGGCAAGGCAAGGCCAGCCGTTCGAGCAGCTGGCCGCTGATGGGATCCCATCGCGTGACCGCCCCACCACCAAATAGGGCGATCCAAAGCATTCCCTCCCCATCGATGCACATGCCATCCGGGACGGCATCCCAAGCTTCTGGAATCTGCACACAGATTCTCGGTTCTCCGGCGATCTCACCGGCGCTGGTGAGCGGGAAGGCCATCACATTCAGCGTTGGCGAATCAATCACATAGAGCGTCCCTCGGTCTTGGCTCCAAGCCAGTCCGTTGGAAATCGTGAGCTGGCTGCGTTGGCGAGTGATTCTTCCATCGCCATCCAGCCGCCATAGGGCTCCAGCCAGCGGCTCAAAGTCATAGGCCATCGTGCCGGCCCAAAAGCGCCCCCAAGGATCACATTTACCGTCGTTGAAGCGATTACCAGGGCGATCGAGCTCCGGATCAGACAACAAGGTCACAGCCCGGGTGCTCGGATCCATCCTCAGAAACCCCGCCGCGGTTGCCAGGAGCAAGTCCCCTACAGATGTGGGAACAACCGCACCCACATGGGCAGGAAGAGGCAAAAAATCATTCCTCCCTGTTTGAGGATCAAACAGTCCAATTCTTGATGCCTCAATATCCACCCAAAGAAGAACTTGCTTCTCAGCCCACCAACAAGGGCCCTCTGCCAACCCTGCCGCAACCGGCAACACACAACGACAATCCATCAATACAAAACTGGCCTTTCGATGCGTTTTCTTCCCAAAATCACTCGTTCTACAACCCCTTTTTTCTTTGCATAGTGAATCAATTTATCGTTTTCAATCGTATTCAAACTCATCACTCCAGCTTGGCGATATTCACGATCAAAAGGCAAGGCCCATGACTTACCACTTCGCATCACATAAACAAGAAAGCGACGATCTTCACTAATGCAAAATCGCACTTTTACCTCATCGAACACACCAACATCACTTCCATATTCAGCCTTGCTGTAGTCACACTCCTGCGCTCGCTCATATTCCTCCTTAATCCCAGCATTGGCCGGTACTGACATTCCCACACCCACTAAAACGCTAAGCACCGCTCCCAGGATTGAGCACGAAGATTTCATAGCAAGCATATTTCTCCGAATTTCGAGCTGTGGCAGTCATAGCAGCACATCAAGGAACCAATCGCCTAAATGTCTTTTTACCGAGCTGAAGGACCTTCCCTTCCAATTCGGATACCGAACCAAATTCCTGATTGGGATCCATGATTTTCTCTCCCTCAAGGCGTGCTGCACCCCCTTTGATCTGCCGGCGCGCCTCACTACTACTGGCACAAATCCCCACCGCACTGAGGAGGTAAAACGCCTTGGCTGGAAAATTCACGGCAGAAAGGGATGCCTCTGGCACATCTGCAGCGGCGGCACCCGATCCAGCCACCAACGTGGCAGCATCCGCTTGCGCTTTTTGGGCCACGTGCATTCCATAGCGGCTTGCCGTCACCGCCAGAGCCATAGCTTTTTGCTTTTCACGGGGATTAGCCGGCAATGCTTCATTCGCTAAATCGGTGAGCAACATCACGTAGTCGTTGATGGCCGCATCACCAACTTTCTCGAGTTTGGAGTACATCGACAACGGATCTTCCTCCAGACCAACCGTATTGCCGAGGCTCTTGCTCATCTTCTGGACCCCATCAAGACCGACGAGGATTGGCAAGAGAAGGCCGAACTGCGTTCTTTGGCTGAACTGACGTTGCAAGTCACGTCCCATCGCCACATTGAATTTCTGATCCGTCCCCCCCAACTCCACATCAGCATCCACAGCCACAGAGTCGTAGCCCTGAAGCAAGGGATAAAGGAACTCATGCAAAGCGATGGGGGTGCCGCCTCCATAACGCTTAGCGAAGTCATCCTTGGCGAGCATTTGACCCACCGTGGCCGTTCCCAGCAAGCCAATCACCTGGGGCAGATCGAGGCCTTCAAGCCATTCACTATTGCGTCGCACCTCCAGCCGTCCGGGAGTCTCAAAATCAAGAAGCGCCTTCTCCTTGGGCTGTCCTTGGCCTAGCTGGCGCAAATACGTGGTCGCATTGGCCTCCACCTGTTCAGTTGTGAGCTGCACGCGCGTGGCGCTCTTGCCCGTTGGATCGCCGATCCGGGCCGTGAAATCACCAAT
This window harbors:
- a CDS encoding DUF3086 domain-containing protein, which encodes MPDDTDLTPQEHSGETAESSPPEPEAPQRDDSAAETPADPSKDALISLALTELQQRRDALQQDIDSLNQRKLQLEQEIAGSFVGQSDAIARRVKGFQEYLSGALQGMAQSVEQLELVSQPVVVQPSPLDQQPSSTQEGASTADPTPAVADTFRLDEALIRASLERFAEQPDFYADPWKLRRSLDHSDIALLEDWFFNQGGRGAQSSRGNRPRNVLVGSALIAILSDLYGDQFQTLVLAGQPERLGEWRRGLQDALGLGREDFGPNSGIVLFERGDALVERADRLEERGEVPLIVIDAAERVVDIPVLQFPLWMAFAAGPGEIYDDEDELL
- the plsY gene encoding glycerol-3-phosphate 1-O-acyltransferase PlsY, which translates into the protein MAFFSLLLGYLLGSIPSGWLAGRWLKDIDLRELGSGSTGATNVLRQVGKGPALVVFLIDVGKGAAAVLIARALGLGDWIQVLAGLTALAGHIWPVWLGFKGGKAVATGLGMFLGLAWPVGLASFGVFMAVFSLSRLVSLASVLAAITLPLLMAAGSGSKANLVVALVAMLLVLWRHRSNIQRLLNGTEPKLGQKD
- the pyrF gene encoding orotidine-5'-phosphate decarboxylase; amino-acid sequence: MRVVRRRIVATSFSAEAAERIIVALDGMAPDQALAFSAQVEGLCWVKVGLELFVQAGPEVVAQLRDQGLRVFLDLKFHDIPATMAGACRRAAALGAELITVHACAGSDALKAAQAGAVEGAQSTGQRVPTLLAVTVLTSWEEQQLQRELDISQGIAERVPRLAQLSASAGIGGCVCSPLEVAALRAQHPEPFALVTPGIRPKGAAVGDQARVMGPAEAMAAGASKLVIGRPITQAENSSGAFATCCAALMV
- a CDS encoding SMP-30/gluconolactonase/LRE family protein, which translates into the protein MDCRCVLPVAAGLAEGPCWWAEKQVLLWVDIEASRIGLFDPQTGRNDFLPLPAHVGAVVPTSVGDLLLATAAGFLRMDPSTRAVTLLSDPELDRPGNRFNDGKCDPWGRFWAGTMAYDFEPLAGALWRLDGDGRITRQRSQLTISNGLAWSQDRGTLYVIDSPTLNVMAFPLTSAGEIAGEPRICVQIPEAWDAVPDGMCIDGEGMLWIALFGGGAVTRWDPISGQLLERLALPCRQVTSCCFGGPHLDQLFMTTARQEMDAAAIKAEPLAGGLFQADVGVKGLPADCFEVAA
- the tyrS gene encoding tyrosine--tRNA ligase — protein: MTVPPHSLPNWLARGMADLFPDGNPDDVDQALAARLAAAELEGRPLRVKLGIDPTGSDIHLGHSILFRKLRAFQDAGHTAVLIIGDFTARIGDPTGKSATRVQLTTEQVEANATTYLRQLGQGQPKEKALLDFETPGRLEVRRNSEWLEGLDLPQVIGLLGTATVGQMLAKDDFAKRYGGGTPIALHEFLYPLLQGYDSVAVDADVELGGTDQKFNVAMGRDLQRQFSQRTQFGLLLPILVGLDGVQKMSKSLGNTVGLEEDPLSMYSKLEKVGDAAINDYVMLLTDLANEALPANPREKQKAMALAVTASRYGMHVAQKAQADAATLVAGSGAAAADVPEASLSAVNFPAKAFYLLSAVGICASSSEARRQIKGGAARLEGEKIMDPNQEFGSVSELEGKVLQLGKKTFRRLVP